The genomic DNA TTGTTACTCACATTAATGAGAAAACCACAAGTTTACAAGAACTTGGGTTACATAACCTATTGAGTTGGAGATGGTCCAATCATTTATTGACTCAGtggaattttacatggtattgGAGCAGGTCAATTGAAACAAAGGTTCTACAACCACGAATTAAAGTCAGTATTTGAAGAGCATGCATTGATCATTGATATCACCTTCATCAAAATAAGAAGAACGGAGAGTTATTTTTCGAGGGAAAGAAACTCCTCTAATTATCACCACAAAAATTTGGTTGTAAATGGAAGTCGTTATTGATTGATCAGAGCAAGAAATTATGGAGATCAAAATGCAAGATGAATATTTCGGTGCACTCCATGTTCATCTTGAGGGGTGCATTAGATGTACATATCCAACTATTCAGGAGAtcatatcaataaaattatctTTGACAATATTTTCTGTGATTTGATAGAATTTACCAGGAGATTTTGATTCATTTGTTTCTTAGGTTTAGTTGTTCATTGTACCTATAAATAGGCATACTGATTTATGTAATCTCTTGAAtgcttcaaaataaatttgtaGTTTGAACTATGACGACCACATATTGTTTATATCTCCATCTCCTCTATCATGtctactattttttaaaatttctttaatgGTAAGGTTGCTCCTTAAAAGCGTAATCCCGTTTGGTTTTAGTGtcagtttttaaaattttaactctacttactgcacaataaaagtcaacaacacaattattaatttttctttttcttttcaaattttttaaccattcaatttaatttttaatactaaattctctaaactattcattactttttcacactttttctcataatttaacaacacaattattacaacccaattaaaatcaaaacacaactctacttaactctaaaaccaaacgcactggGACTCTTAtgatgtgtttggttttagagttaagtagagttgaattttgattttaattgggttgtaatgattgtgttgttgaattatgagaaaaagtatgaaaaagtaatgaataattaagaaaaagttaTGATTGTataatgattttattgttgaattgttgaaaaaataatgaatagttgagagaatttaatattaaaaattgaattaagtATAATAGAGTTGTACGTGGGTTTATATATGGGCCCACctttttgaattgaaagagTTATTACTATTTAGCACAAGCAAGCTTACTGGTAGTCACCCGGCACAATACGATGCTACTTTCTCCTATTGGTCTCTATATAGAACTTTTCCTTAAAGAAGGCCCCAAAAAGAAGTTAGTCCTTTATAGTATCTCTATAATTAGATATAATTAGATTAGGTTTCTATTGATTGGCAAATAGTCGCTGCGTATTTGtcttttttggtttttcggttttcttgtagagagagaaaaaaaaaagcttaaaAAACAACTTAGACGGCAGGACGACCAACTGAGATTAATCATGTACCAAATTTTAATAGTTTTGAACTCAACGGACTTGTGAAAATGACTGAAATATTGGTCAAAGGAGACCGAATCAAATGCGATTGATTTGTGACTCCTATTGCTTATGAGGATAATAACTTCTATTCTGTTATCCCTTAACTAGAGGCAGTTGAGAGGAAATTATAAAGTATCTACGACATAGAAATGTCTCTCTAGACCATATCAAGAATCGGTTTCTTGACTGCGTTTATATGTTTTTCTCTTCCTAGTAATCGTTGTATAATCCCTTAAGGGCCTCTGCTCTAGAAAGTTTGATATAAAAGAGATATAGGTTATCTTTTTCGAAATAAATGATTTGCGGCAAAAATGAAAGGTTCTTGTACCACCATATATGACCTCAAGAGTGCCGATGCCGTCCCCCGTCACCGGCCGTCCACTGTcttatatttacttttaatgCGAGAAGACAAATGGACCAAAATTAGGATTTTCTGACTTGAaacttcaaaaatttaaattaagcAGTCCTAAGTCTCAATGACACACCTGAGCAACAATGTCGAATGTGGCGGTCTTGCGTCTCTCATTTCTTCTGATCTTACCTGTTTTCACTGCAGCTGCCCTATCTCCTCCATCCAAACAATGGGATCATGCCGGCGAATGTAATGCCTTACTCCAATTCAAAACCTCGCTCAATATCGACGAAAAAATAGTGCCCAAATATTTATGTGCGGAAAGTGGCTTCAATTTcacttcctcttcctcttcgaaGACGGCCTTCTGGAAGGAAGAGACCGATTATTGCACATGGGACGGGATCATATGCCATGATGTTTCCGGTGACATAATTGAAGTGGACCTCACTTGCAGTAAACCGACCCTAGAACCGAACCGGGTTCTAAAAAATCCGAAGATTCGGGTAGGGTCGGATTTTTGGGTCTTCCGATTTTTTTAACAGCCCTACCCAAAAATGAAGTCGATCTATTCcttcatatataataataataataataataataataatataattctaTTATGGGTAAAAATCTTCGTCACTCTCTAAAGTATGGCTAACTTTCAACAGCGGCTCCCcaaactttaaaaataaaattttacttccaaacccataaaaaataaagcattACTATAAATCTATTGAAAGTGTGAAGTAGAATAGATGGGAAAGGCTGGCATATGAATTCCTCCCTTCGCATCGCTCCTCAACTTAGTAGAAATTGTCAATGAGAATATTTAAGAAAACTAAGTgatcaaagaaagaaagaaagagaagtgAGCTACTCTCCCCTCTGAATCAGGAGCAAGGGGGGAAATCCATGCATCCCATAGATTAATTCTCAACTTCAAGTTTAAAATATACAATTGAATTTTGCTGCATTCTTATTGATTGAATATATACACCtcgagataaaaaaaaaacaaaaaacaaaaaacaaaagtttTTCTTGGAAAACATCAGACAAATTACTTGAATTGGTGAGATATGAAAtgaaaaactatatattttcttatttatgtgAAAGCGCAActttattacattttatcGTATTTAGTTTGTATATTATTTTGctagaaagaaatatattgGCAAAGTGTTAATTATTCAAAGTGGATGAGTGACAACCAATCAGAATTTTTATAAGGGCGAATCTGTAGGCCCGTTGTGGTGCcattttttcactttcaaGTATTTTGATTAGGTGTTATATAGACAAGTGACTGAGTAATACTCACCGAATATTTGCTCATTTTACTGtcttagaatttttattaattccaaaaaaatttattcttttcacTCCTCTCGTTAATTATGGGCCATTTTGTCGTTTTACAGTGGCTGGTTGATCCTCGATAATTatctttgaaaaaataattatcaacTTCAATCCGttgtaaaaataattgatcaagtcctattttgaaattgtcaaTTTCAATATGTTCTGGataatgtaatatatttataataataatatatatcctTCCGAGATATCAAGTGAACTCATGAGGCCGAGAGCGCAAAATGGTAGCATTtgtccagaaaaaaaaaatgaatacaCAATGAAGCTTTTAAATACCCCACACCATAGCCTCCGACCGGCAGAGCCCAGTGCCCCCAGACATGAAAACCATGTGTAGTATTATAGCGGCCCTCtgtctttcctttcttctcaCACCATCCTTACCTGCACTGGTTGCATCACCTCCGACGCTGCCATCCAGACATTCCGGTCATGCCGATGAATGTACTGCCCTCCTCCAGTTCAAAAATTCACTCAAAATCAATCAAGAAATTGTGACGAGCAATATGTGCAGAAAGTCGCTTCAATTACACTTCGTCTCTGAAGACAGCCTCTTGGAAAAAAGGGACTGATTGCTGTACATGGGAGGGGATCACATGCGATAATATCACTTCTAACGTAATCAAAGTGGATCTTATTTGCAGTTATCTTGAAGGCACCCTCCATTCCAACGGCTCCCTCTTTTCGCTCCATCATGTTCGAAGCCTCCACCTTGCAGGTAATCATCTCACTGGAACTATCCCATCTACATTATGCCGAAAGAGTTCTCTCAGAGTCCTGGACTTGATGGATAATCACCTGAGTGGCACCATACTCCCATGCTTGGGTAATCTGAGCAATCTCGTCAGTTTGGATTTGGGTTTAAATCAACTGGAGGGTTCACTGCCGAGGACTCTAGCAAACTGTACAAATTTAATGTCTCTTTCTGTCCATGGCAATGATATAAATGACACTTTCCCTTTCTGGCTAAAATCACTACCACTTAATATGTTGGAATTGGGTGCAAACAACTTCCACGGACTCATTACATCGGGACATGCTGCATTTCCCTTCCCTTATCTTGGTATCCTCATGATCGGTCAGAACCACTTTCACGGCCAGTTGCCACCAGAATACCTGCAACTTTCAAACTTAACTTTTATTGACCTATCAGGAAACATGTTTGATGGTTTTCTCCCTATTCCACCAGTCACTGCTGAAGTATATTCTGCTGTCGGCAACAAATTTACAGGAGAAATCCCTTCCTCTTTCTGTAATATTACTACTCTATTTCTCATTGACATGTCAAATAATAGCTTGACTGGCAAGATTCCTCAGTGTCTTATCAATGTCGATACCAACCTAGCGGTTTTAGACCTAGCAAAGAATAGATTACGTGACCCATACCAGAAATATTAGCTCGAAAAAATTGCAGACTGAATACTGTTATCTTGAGTCAGAATCATTTACAAGGCAAGCTGCCACGATCATGGGCGAGTTGCAAACAGTTGGAAGTTTTAGATCTCTGTGACAATGAATTGGAGGACTCATTTCCGAGCTGGCTTGAAACACTCCCAAACTTGTACATTCTCGTCTTAAGGGCCAACAAGCTCCACGGTCCAATAACTAGTCCCAAATTCATTCATCCGTTTCCAGTGCTGCATATCCTTGACATCTCCAACAACAATTTCATTGGAACTTTTCCGAGCCAATACATTGCCAATTTCAACTACATGATGGGTGGAGACAAAGGACAAGGGTTCCTAGATCATGGTACCAAGGGGTGGTCCGACCACCAGTCTACAACTGTGATTTACAAGGGGGTGCAGATGCAGTTGTCATATATACGTGAAGCATTAGTCGTCATTGACCTATCACATAACCATTTTCAAGGGGAGATACCCAATGTAACTGGGAATCTACAATCACTTACTGGGCTCAACTTTGGAGGTTTAATCCCAACTTCTCTAGGAAATTTGACACATTTCGAGTGGCTTGACCTGTCCTCCAACAATTTCACGGGAGAGATCCCTGCAACATTGACAAATCTGACATCACTGGCCATCTTCGATGTCTCCACAAACCTGCTCACAGGACAGATTCCTCAAGGGAAACAATTCAACACTTTCAGTAGTGATTCTTTTGAAGGGAATCCCAATCTGTGCGGACCTCCCCTGCCAAAACCTTGTACAGAAAGCCATCAGGAAGAGTTGCCATCGGCCTCCCAGGATGAAGATGATGCAGAGCGATGGGTTGAATGGAGAGCAGTGTTGATGGGATACGGATGTGGAACTGTAATCGGTCTCTCTATtggatatatttttattcaaattagAAGGCCGCCTGCGTGGCTCATCAAAATGGTCGTGAAAAAGCAAACCAGAACAGAAAACAAGCCACGGAAGAGCACTCTGGGGACTCATGGAAGGTGGAATTCTGAACAAACTCTCATTCTGTTGTTTGTGTTTCCCAGTTTTGCTTCTATCTTTTGTTAGAAGCAAAACTGATGCTATCTGATGAATTCTCAATGAATACTCATTGAGAATTTTCTGATGCTATATGATGCATGTTGCAACTCTTTTCTCTAGCCAATAAATCATTCGTACTTTCTTTTCTTACAATGGAAAATGTTGTGTAGGAACCATCGAGCCCTGTGGATTTGACGAGGCAACGGATGGTTGATGTGGGTGGACTCTGCATCAAGTGCGAGGAACAGAACAACACAGCGGTCCGACTTTTCATGTTCAAGCCAGAAGGTCATGCATGCTAGTTATTTACATAGTAATTATTTggatatatgatatatgtgaGCACCGTGTTTCAATAGTTTGAGTAAATTCTGTCCAGTGTTTACCGGGTGTGTAATTTGTTTTTGTAGTTGTAAGTACTTGTGCAATATCAGTGTTAATGTAATTTCAATAACTGTCAAGAGGACTCCTATTATGACAGATGAAATAACTTTCCAACATTCGTGTCTAAATAAGCATTCATAGCAGAATCAATTCGAACATATCACGGGGTAACATATCAGCTGAAAGCAGAACTGAAAGCCGGCTTCGCAAACAGCAAAATGTTTATTTAGTCCAAACGGTGCATTGATAGGCATATTGAGGTTGAGCGTAACAACACAGAGTTGAGTTACCAATAAGGCCGAAGTGAGGGGGATGGGTGACCCGAATCGGGGGGCGGTGGTTGGTGTTGTGGCTCGCACTGTCGGCCCCCTCCTATTCCCCTCCCTTTTGGCCTTATAGGCTCTAATttcagaatatttttttttattttttaaacccGTGAAACTCACTCGGTCAATCACCATGAACTCCGTAATACCGTCATGTACATGTTAACAATTTCagttaaaattaatagaaatattaacGGTGtgctaaaatttttattaaatcgATAGTTTGTGATTTGATTGGTGAAAAAAATTCGTGTTAAAATcgttaaaatattaaaagttggaatttttttttgttattaaccctaTTAATCATATCATAAATATGCTTTTCTTTTcgcatttttttaattcactATTTCGGCACATAGATAACGACATGGGCTTATACCGTTTATATACAgacattattttcttattaaaatattttgcaggttatatatttgtatatatatctcgATATTTTTGTTTGAAGGTTAGCAGTTGAAAAGTATGACTTGCTAATAACCAACTATACTGGTATACATGCTTGATATTCAGCCGGTGTGACTTCTTCATATCACCAGAAAAACCAGTGGAAACCGGCCAATCCAGTTTTATGGAAACCTGCCAAAAATCGAGTGTCAATAGTTGAAgaatcattcccctcctctacCACTATGAAGCACTTTCATTTTCTCTCtatgcaatttttttaacctcGGTTTTAAACCATTTGAACATCTGAAAGCTTCATCTATGTTTCTCATAAAATACATGTATTCAAATCTAGAGAAATCATATATCAACGACGtgacttcttttcttttcattttttgagca from Punica granatum isolate Tunisia-2019 chromosome 2, ASM765513v2, whole genome shotgun sequence includes the following:
- the LOC116193859 gene encoding receptor like protein 23-like, with the protein product MSNVAVLRLSFLLILPVFTAAALSPPSKQWDHAGEFILKAPSIPTAPSFRSIMFEASTLQETCLMVFSLFHQSLLKYILLSATNLQEKSLPLSNHLQGKLPRSWASCKQLEVLDLCDNELEDSFPSWLETLPNLYILVLRANKLHGPITSPKFIHPFPVLHILDISNNNFIGTFPSQYIANFNYMMGGDKGQGFLDHGTKGWSDHQSTTVIYKGVQMQLSYIREALVVIDLSHNHFQGEIPNVTGNLQSLTGLNFGGLIPTSLGNLTHFEWLDLSSNNFTGEIPATLTNLTSLAIFDVSTNLLTGQIPQGKQFNTFSSDSFEGNPNLCGPPLPKPCTESHQEELPSASQDEDDAERWVEWRAVLMGYGCGTEPSSPVDLTRQRMVDVGGLCIKCEEQNNTAVRLFMFKPEGHAC